The genomic region CGCAGTGGCGCGACTGCCGAAAGTTCCAATTCCGTATTGCACTATCGCGGTGTCGCCGTGAACCACGACGATGTCGTCGATATCGATACCCAAGGCGTCGGCCGCCATCTGGGCGAAGGAAGTTTCCTGGCCTTGGCCGTGAGGTGAGACTCCGGTCAGGATCGTGACCCTGCCATCGGGTTCGATCCGCACCGTGGAGCTCTCCCAGCCGCCACCCTTGAGCTTGGGCGGCAGCAATACCGACGGTCCCAGCCCGCAAATTTCCACGTAGGAGCACAGGCCGATACCCAGATAGCGGTTTTGCTGGCGGGCGCTGTTCTGCTCGGTACGCATGCGGTCGTAATCGATAAGCGCTAGTGCTTTATCCAAGGCACCGGCGTAGTCGCCCGAATCGTAGGTCAGGCCAGCCGCGGTGGTGTAAGGAAAGGCCTCTTTGGGGATGAAATTTCGGCGGCGCACGGCGGCTGGATCCAGCCCGAAATGGTCGGCCACGGCTTCGATCGCGCGCTCGGCCAGGAAGCAGGCCTCGGGCCGCCCGGCGCCGCGATAGGCGTCGGTGGCCATCTTGTTGGTCAGCACCATCTGCTGCTCGAAAGCCAGTGCCGGGACGCGGTAGCAACCGGTCATCATCAGGCCCGAGAAACCGGGGATCATGGGGGTGAACAAATGCAGATAGGCGCCCATGTCGCAGATGAAACGAGCCTTCATCGCGGTAATGGTGCCGTCCCGCTTGGCGGCTATGTCGAGATAGGTAATCTGGTCGCGGCCATGGGTCATCGCGGCCAGATTTTCGCGCCGGCGCTCGATCCATTTGACCGGTCGATCCAGGAGACGGGCTAGGTAGGGAATCAGCGCCTCCTCAGGATAGACGTTGAGCTTGGCGCCGAAGCCGCCCCCCACCTCAGGTGCGATGACCCGCACCTTGTTCTCGCCCAGCCCCAGCATTTCAGCCAGTTGCGAGCGCAACAGATGTGGAATCTGGGTAGAGGACCAGATCGTTAGCTGGCCCGCGCCGCGATTCCATTGGGCGACCACTCCGCGCGGTTCCATCGGCACCGCGGCCAGCCGCTGATTGAC from Candidatus Binataceae bacterium harbors:
- a CDS encoding molybdopterin cofactor-binding domain-containing protein, whose protein sequence is VNQRLAAVPMEPRGVVAQWNRGAGQLTIWSSTQIPHLLRSQLAEMLGLGENKVRVIAPEVGGGFGAKLNVYPEEALIPYLARLLDRPVKWIERRRENLAAMTHGRDQITYLDIAAKRDGTITAMKARFICDMGAYLHLFTPMIPGFSGLMMTGCYRVPALAFEQQMVLTNKMATDAYRGAGRPEACFLAERAIEAVADHFGLDPAAVRRRNFIPKEAFPYTTAAGLTYDSGDYAGALDKALALIDYDRMRTEQNSARQQNRYLGIGLCSYVEICGLGPSVLLPPKLKGGGWESSTVRIEPDGRVTILTGVSPHGQGQETSFAQMAADALGIDIDDIVVVHGDTAIVQYGIGTFGSRATALGGTALMMSLGKLQEKMKKIASTMMEVPPDQLIFTNRTVAMASDPAKNIPLQRVIDAAYGYKQPIPGIEPGLDATSFYEPPSCTFPFGTHAAVVEVDADTGAVKVLRYVAVDDCGTIINPLLVEGQIHGGIAQGLAQALYEEVAYDESGQLRTSTLMEYAVPKAEMLPRFELASTVTPTQVNPLGVKGVGEAGTIGSTPCVYNAVMDALKPFGIRDLTMPLKPEKIWRAIESARKGQP